AAATAAATGCATTTTAGCTTACATTCGTCTTCCTCTTCTTTTTTGTAACTTTTTCTATCATGGATTCTTTCCTCTTCGTTGGTGGACGACCTTTACTACGTAGCTGCGCGGGTGGTAACAAGGACTTAGTCGGCGCCGAAACTTGATGATCATCTTCTGGTACAAAATTTTTGCCACTAGTAACACCCCAACTAGAATCATCGGTTAATTTTTCTTTTGCCAATTTTATGCATTCAAGTAAATAATCAAACTTTTCTTCGGTATTAGCAATATGTGCAGCTTCATAGAAATAAAAACACAATTTATCAAATTATTTAGCCCGTTCTCCGCTTTTCAAATCATCATAACAGTTAATCACGTGGTAGTGACGATGCTTCAAATCTTTCCTCTATCTAGACATGATATAGCGCGAAGGAAGTTCCTTAATATCCTTCTTAATTAATATTTTCATCATGTGCCTAcaaaaaattcctcgaaactcaagCAAATGACAAGAACATCGAATATCACATCCAACTTCATCATAAGTCACTTTGTAAACAACTTTCCTCTTCAACTCTCCACGTTTTCCTCTGAGAATGTTTGTGACACTAAACATGGACATTGTACCATTTGTTGTCAAAAGTAAGTGATTGCAAAATAACATATTGTGCAGCTCAATCTGGATCAACTTAAACATCGCATTGGTGTAGGATTCTCGGAATTATTTTTCAAAGTAAAAGGCAGTCATCAATTTATAAGAAGCATTGAGAGAATCGAAATCGGCTTTATTTTCTTTCTCTATTTTGCTTTTAAGTGCATTGTCATATTGTTCAACAAATTGCCTTAAGGTAGTTTTTGAGTTAACATAATCATCAAAAAAAGCATTCATACCTTCACTTCTCTGAGTAGTAGACATCCCTGCCTAAAATATTACCTTGACATACAATGGCACCCAACGCTTTCGATCATTAAATAGGGAGCATAACCACTCATTGTTTTCAAGATTGTAGTCTTTTATCATTTGGGGCCACCCATCCTCAAACTCTTGATACTCAATAGACTCATATACAAGGGATTTTAACGTCTTCTTTATTGCTTTATATTCCTTCAACTTACCCAATTTTTTTGGAACCTTTTTCATTATATGCCATAGGCAGAGACGATGGTAAGATTCAGGGAATACACGTGCTATAGCTGCTTGCATTGCTCGACACTGGTCTGTGATTATTGCTTTTGGTGCATGTCCATCCATGCATTCCAACCATGACTTAAATAACCACACATATGTTTCTGTATCCACATGTGAAATTAAACCACATCCAAATAACATAGATTGCCCATGGTGATTCACTCCAACAAAAGGAGCAAAAGGCATATTATATTTGTTGGTCAAATATGTGCTGTCAAAAGACACGACATCTCCAAATGATTGGTAAGCTGCTCTAGACCTTGAATCAGCCCAAAAAACATTTTTTAAACGACCTTCATCATCCATATCAATCACATAAAAAAAGTTTGTACTTTTTTGCATACGGACAAAATAATCACGAAGTGCTTCAGCATCCCCCTTTCCAAGTCGAAGTTGTCTTACCTTCGCAATGTAATTTCTACAATCTCTCTCATCAAATGTCAAGTTCTCATATCCTTCGGCTTCTACTACCAAGGAACTAAAATTTTTTGCTACTGAAATCCCAGCAGAATCATTTAACTCTAGTCTTCTCTTAGAATAAGGATCAATTTTCTTATGAGACCGGTGATTTCGTGATTTTCTGGGACTTAATGCATGATTATGCTCAAAACAAACACCGGAGATAGTGCATTTTCCATCACAATCAATTATCACACTTATTTTTGCCTTACAATCTATTTTGCTTGACTTCCTTGGTTTGTTAGATTCCGACTTCGGCTCATACACACCTTCTTTATGACATCCAAGTGCATAATATTTTTTGTCACCCTTTGTCCTTGTACTGGATATACGAACTCCATGTCCCATTTGATATGCATAATTGTTGTAGTAACTATAAATCTCGTCTTCTGAATTAAATTTCATCCCAACATTAGGAATGTCTTCCGAAGTTTCTTGTTCCAGATTTGATGATTCCACCCCCAAATTCGTCATCCTAAGTAAAGAACAAATTGTAAAAAAGATTAGTCGCACTTTTTGTAAAGCAGATGTATTCGGATGTTCacaaaatttatttttttaatagaAAAAGATGTATTAAATGTTACACTtataaatacattcatgtaaattatactccgtaatgtctagtttaataataataaaaatgtcacTGTTATACATGCGAGCGAAGATTGCTTATAAACGCTAATTGTTGTATTGATGGATGATAAtaaaaagataataaataaatatacacCTAATATTTTAATAGTATAGATAGAAGATAAATATCTTCACGAAGAACAAATTATTATTCATAAATGAGTTTTGAAGATGTACCAAATATTATATGTGAATTGCAGCAGAGAGTGATTGAAAGCTTCGACGGCAGTAGGTGTAGACGATAATAATATATTAGGGTTTATTCATCCAGATTTAAtacaattaaatataattataattataattatattaattagaaaagaataATAGTAATGCATTTTAAGCAAGGGTAATTTAGGCATAGCAGATTAATTATTGTTGACTAACACAAAAGGTAAATACACATATCACCATATTAGTGGGTAGGACAATTTTTAGGCATATAAGGTAGTAGGATAAATCATTTtccagtgaacaaagaaggtatttaggtggatccagcaaagattgaaaccgttgaaaagtgggaaaccccgaaaactccgaaacacatacgtcaatttttaggactagctgattactacagaaggttcatccaagacttttccagaatagcaaaacccttgactgcattaacgcataaagggaagaaatttgaatggaaagatgaacaagagaaagcgtttcaattgttaaagaaaaagttaactacggcacctatattgtcattacctgaagggaatgataattttgtgatatattgtgacacctcaaagcaaggtctcggttgtgtattaatgcaacgaacgaaagtaattgcttatgcggctagacaattgaatattcacgaacagaattgtacgacgcatgatttggaattaggtgcggttgtttttgcattaaagacttggaggcactacttatatgaggtcaaaagtattatatatataccgaccataaaagtcttcaacacatatttaatcagaaacaactgaatatgaggcagcgtaggtggattgaattgttgaatgattacgactttgagattcattaccacccggggaaggcaaatgtggtagctgacgccttgagcagaaaggacagagaacccattcgagtaaaagctatgaatataacgattcacactaaccttactactcaaataaaggaggcgcaacaaggagttttaaaagaggaaaatttaaaggatgaaatacccgaaggatcggagaagcatcttaatattcgggaagacggaacccggtatagggctgaaagaatttgggtaccaaaatttggagatatgagagaaatggtacttagagaagctcataaaaccagatactcattacatcctggaacggagaagatgtacaaggatctcaagaaacatttttggtggccaggtaagaaagccgatgttgctaaatacgtaggggaatgtttgatttgttctaaggtcaaagcggagcatcagaaaccatcaggtctacttcaataacccgaaatcccgaaatggaaatgggaaaacattaccatggatttcatcactaaattgccaaggactgcaagtggttttgatactatttaggtaatagttgatcgtctcaccaaatcagcacacttcctgccaataagagaagatgactagatggagaagttagcacgactgtatttgaaggaagtcgtctccagacatggaataccaatctctattatctctgatagggatggcagatttatttcaagattctggcagacattacagcaagcattaggaactcgtctagacatgagtactacctatcattcacaaactgatgggcagagcgaaaggacgatacaaatgcttgaagacatgctatgagcatgtgttattgatttcgaaaacagttgggatcgacatctaccgttagcagaattttcctacaacaacagctaccattcaagtattgagatggcgccgtttgaagcactttatggtagaaagtgcaggtctccaatttgttggagtgaagtgggggatacacagattacgggtccagagataatacaagaaactatcgagaagatcatctaaattcaacaacagttgaaaaccgcccaaagtcgacaaaagagctacgccgacattaaaagaaaagatatagaatttgaaattggagagatggtcatgcttaaggttgcaccttggaatggcgttgttcgatttggtaaatgagagaaattaaatccaaggtatattggaccattcaagattattgatcgtgtcagaccagtggcttaccgacttgagttacctcaacaactcgcggctgtacataacactttccacgtctcgaatttgaaaaaatgttttactaaagaagatctcactattccgttagacgaaatccaaatcaacgaaaaacttcaattcatcgaagaacccgttaaaataatggatcgtgaggttaaaagacttaaacaaaacaagataccaattgttaaggttcgatggaatgctcgtagaggacccgagttcacctggaaacgagaagatcagatgaagaagaaatacccgcacttatttccagaagatacgtcaacacctccaactacttaaaatttcgggacgaaatttatttaacgggtaggtactgtagtgacccgaacttttcaatgtttatatatattaaatgaaattgatatttacatgattaagtgtttccaacatgttaagcaatcaaacttattaagacttgattaattgaaataggtttcatatagacaattgaccacccaagttgaccggtgattcatgaacgttaaaacttgttaaaactttatgatgacatatatattattatatatataattaacatcatattatgataagtaagtatctcattaggtattttaacaatgagttatatacataaaattgtgtttattgaattaagaaactcgaaacggtatatataacatgatataaaATTGAGTtatattacatatgaatcatattaagatattgttacactatgtttaatcatgataaatgataagtaaacctaTCATtctgtatattaacaatgaactacatatgtaaaacaagactactaacttaagaatttcgaaacgagacatatatgtaacgattatcgttgtaacaacatttaattgtatatatatatcatactaagatatattaatatatcataatatcatgataatgtaataatttaacatccctttagatataataaacaatgggttaacaacatttaacaagatcgttaacctaaaggtttcaaaacaacatttacatgtaacgactaacgatgacttaacgactcagttaaaatgtatatacatgtagtgttttaatatgtattcatacacttttgaaagacttcaagacacttatcaaaatacttctacttaacaaaaatgcttacaattacatcctcgttcagtttcatcaacaattctactcgtatgcacctgtattcgtactcgtacaatacacagcttctaaatatatgtactattggtatatacactccaatgat
This genomic stretch from Rutidosis leptorrhynchoides isolate AG116_Rl617_1_P2 chromosome 11, CSIRO_AGI_Rlap_v1, whole genome shotgun sequence harbors:
- the LOC139875724 gene encoding protein FAR1-RELATED SEQUENCE 8-like, yielding MTNLGVESSNLEQETSEDIPNVGMKFNSEDEIYSYYNNYAYQMGHGVRISSTRTKGDKKYYALGCHKEGVYEPKSESNKPRKSSKIDCKAKISVIIDCDGKCTISGVCFEHNHALSPRKSRNHRSHKKIDPYSKRRLELNDSAGISVAKNFSSLVVEAEGYENLTFDERDCRNYIAKVRQLRLGKGDAEALRDYFVRMQKSTNFFYVIDMDDEGRLKNVFWADSRSRAAYQSFGDVVSFDSTYLTNKYNMPFAPFVGVNHHGQSMLFGCGLISHVDTETYVWLFKSWLECMDGHAPKAIITDQCRAMQAAIARVFPESYHRLCLWHIMKKVPKKLGKLKEYKAIKKTLKSLVYESIEYQEFEDGWPQMIKDYNLENNEWLCSLFNDRKRWVPLYVKVIF